One part of the Candidatus Kouleothrix ribensis genome encodes these proteins:
- a CDS encoding metalloenzyme, producing MALIFVFLDGVGLAPAGPDNPLALADMPVLRALLGGPLTIEQAETNRRQPSCAPTAFGAAERPQQRLLTPIDATLGVAGLPQSGTGHTALLAGVNAAALHGRHQPHFPPVALRPLLAERSIFRRAIMRGQRATFANAFGPGYWQALAARRIRKSASVIAAEGAGLRFRTGDDLRAGQAVAWDVTNAAMRAGEPGADTPLVAPAQAGANLAGLAHHHDLVFYESFLPDLAGHGRLPAGVPAVLALLDAMIGGVLGALRASDTLLITSDHGNIESIAAPTHTRNPVPLLVVGPAAPAFTAAGSIADLADIIDVVVGGA from the coding sequence ATGGCTTTGATCTTCGTATTCCTCGACGGCGTGGGCCTCGCGCCGGCCGGCCCCGACAACCCGCTGGCCCTGGCCGATATGCCGGTGCTGCGCGCGCTGCTCGGCGGCCCGCTCACGATCGAGCAGGCTGAAACTAACCGCCGCCAGCCTTCCTGCGCACCCACTGCGTTCGGTGCAGCCGAACGGCCGCAGCAGCGGCTGCTCACGCCGATCGACGCCACACTGGGTGTAGCCGGGTTGCCGCAGAGCGGCACCGGCCACACGGCGCTGCTGGCCGGCGTCAACGCGGCGGCCCTGCACGGCCGGCATCAGCCGCACTTCCCGCCGGTGGCACTACGCCCGCTGCTGGCCGAGCGCAGTATCTTCCGGCGCGCGATCATGCGCGGCCAGCGCGCCACCTTTGCCAACGCGTTTGGCCCCGGCTACTGGCAGGCGCTGGCCGCCCGGCGTATCCGCAAGTCGGCCAGCGTGATCGCCGCCGAGGGCGCCGGGCTGCGTTTCCGCACCGGCGACGACCTGCGCGCCGGCCAGGCGGTAGCGTGGGATGTGACCAACGCGGCCATGCGGGCAGGCGAGCCGGGCGCCGATACGCCGCTGGTGGCCCCCGCGCAGGCCGGTGCTAACCTGGCCGGCCTGGCCCACCACCACGACCTGGTGTTCTACGAGAGCTTCCTGCCCGACCTGGCCGGCCACGGCCGGCTCCCCGCCGGTGTGCCCGCCGTGCTGGCGCTACTCGACGCCATGATCGGCGGGGTGCTGGGCGCGCTGCGCGCATCCGACACACTGCTGATCACCAGCGACCACGGCAATATCGAGAGCATCGCCGCCCCAACCCATACCCGCAACCCCGTGCCGCTGCTGGTGGTCGGGCCGGCCGCCCCAGCCTTCACAGCCGCCGGCAGCATTGCCGATCTGGCCGATATAATCGATGTGGTTGTAGGCGGCGCGTAG
- a CDS encoding NAD(+)/NADH kinase, which produces MKGSPMQRVGVLYNPFSEASTRVSIEVATWLNARGIRVWRGVSHEGREEPRVLEGLDLLIALGGDGTVLRAARLAIPRGIPVLPVALGRLSFMSELEPEELVDGLETLLSGGGWHDERSLIAATIVHDGHSGGAPETVLALNEILLARGEINRVVGIDVEIYDARLTSYHADGIIAATATGSTAYALAAGGPVIDPRSRALVLVPIAAHLTNIPSLVLHEDALVRLKLRSRHAAAFSVDGRAGVPLHEGDVIEVRRAQQICVFARVHPPSTFYSMLTRRLRRDT; this is translated from the coding sequence ATGAAAGGATCGCCCATGCAACGAGTTGGCGTGCTCTATAACCCCTTCTCCGAAGCATCGACCCGCGTCTCGATCGAGGTTGCCACCTGGCTGAATGCGCGCGGCATCCGGGTGTGGCGCGGCGTGTCGCACGAGGGCCGCGAAGAGCCGCGCGTGCTCGAGGGCCTCGATCTGCTGATCGCGCTGGGTGGCGACGGCACCGTGTTGCGGGCGGCACGCCTGGCCATCCCACGCGGTATTCCGGTGCTGCCGGTGGCGCTCGGCCGCCTGAGCTTTATGTCCGAGCTCGAGCCTGAAGAGCTGGTCGATGGACTCGAAACCCTGCTCAGCGGCGGCGGCTGGCACGACGAGCGCTCGCTGATCGCGGCCACTATCGTTCACGATGGCCATAGCGGCGGCGCGCCCGAGACGGTGCTGGCACTGAACGAGATCTTGCTGGCGCGCGGCGAGATCAACCGCGTGGTTGGTATCGATGTCGAGATCTATGATGCGCGCCTGACCAGCTACCATGCCGATGGAATCATCGCGGCGACCGCCACCGGCTCGACGGCCTACGCGCTCGCGGCCGGCGGCCCGGTGATCGACCCGCGCTCGCGCGCGCTGGTGCTGGTGCCGATCGCCGCGCACCTGACCAACATCCCGTCGCTGGTGCTGCACGAAGATGCGCTGGTTCGCCTGAAGCTGCGCAGCCGCCACGCCGCCGCATTCTCGGTCGATGGCCGCGCGGGCGTGCCACTCCACGAGGGCGATGTGATTGAGGTGCGCCGCGCCCAACAGATCTGCGTGTTTGCGCGGGTCCACCCACCCAGCACCTTCTACAGCATGCTGACACGGCGGCTCCGCCGCGACACCTGA
- a CDS encoding VOC family protein, with amino-acid sequence MQRVIGIGGIFFNSPDPVTLRAWYKEHLGIDVQDWGGTAFKWTDSDGKPMAGTTIWTVGDATSNDFAPSSAPFMINYRVADLHALVKVLRAEGCTMLDKIDESEYGKFAWVIDPDGNKVELWEPPAGQ; translated from the coding sequence ATGCAACGAGTGATTGGTATCGGCGGTATCTTCTTCAACTCGCCTGATCCGGTTACGCTTAGGGCCTGGTACAAAGAGCACCTTGGAATCGATGTGCAGGATTGGGGCGGAACCGCATTTAAATGGACCGATTCGGACGGCAAGCCGATGGCGGGAACTACCATTTGGACTGTCGGCGACGCAACCAGCAACGACTTTGCTCCGAGTAGCGCACCGTTTATGATCAACTATCGAGTAGCAGATCTTCACGCGCTGGTCAAGGTGTTGAGGGCCGAAGGCTGCACTATGCTCGACAAGATTGATGAGTCAGAGTATGGGAAGTTCGCCTGGGTAATAGATCCAGATGGCAACAAGGTGGAACTCTGGGAACCACCAGCCGGCCAATAA
- a CDS encoding isoprenylcysteine carboxylmethyltransferase family protein, giving the protein MNVFLAVRALFFAALLPGVVAGYLPYRMLRASGDLHVPALTLSSAAALFLSIVGVVVLLRCVWDFFTAGNGTLAPIDPPCVLVVRGLYRYTRNPMYNGVLAVLLGEAWLFGSAAIVEYALVVLVAFHAFVVLYEEPTLNARFPEAYRAYRRCVPRWGFTIHAYGEGTGSTA; this is encoded by the coding sequence ATGAACGTGTTCTTAGCCGTGAGAGCGCTATTCTTCGCGGCTCTCTTGCCAGGGGTTGTTGCGGGCTACCTGCCCTACCGGATGCTGCGTGCCTCTGGTGATTTGCATGTTCCAGCCCTTACCCTTTCATCCGCTGCTGCCTTGTTTCTTTCGATCGTCGGCGTCGTGGTTCTGCTGCGCTGCGTCTGGGACTTCTTCACGGCCGGCAACGGCACGCTGGCGCCTATTGATCCACCGTGCGTACTTGTCGTGCGTGGCCTGTACCGCTACACCCGCAACCCCATGTACAACGGGGTTCTCGCGGTTCTACTCGGGGAAGCGTGGCTCTTCGGAAGCGCCGCGATCGTCGAGTACGCGCTGGTCGTGTTGGTCGCATTCCATGCTTTTGTTGTCTTGTACGAAGAGCCTACACTCAATGCGCGATTCCCCGAGGCCTACCGCGCTTACCGGCGTTGTGTGCCAAGGTGGGGCTTTACGATTCATGCCTATGGGGAAGGCACTGGCAGCACTGCCTAA
- a CDS encoding DNA double-strand break repair nuclease NurA — protein MALDLSALSRQVRTMSGSLAVDASQKQQRQSLALGRYLEESAEYEQWARATDLSRETAAWLLARPIEPLNTSYDLPACPADYALIATDGSQIDVERHGMAACYVINIGRVFLRYGAHPAARLTSRPSLYYRDEDLYLSDGVRRIPIEGNYLSAKRDIEEGLALAELADEFLSPDRPDARGPTQAPGASVSADRPDGPGYQQAMLDFMPVQPHASAERIPAIALQDGTLVRWTLAGAEKFVQDQFLLPYLRYLDAMQARGIPVASYISRPRAPEVAGAIRLMFCPDVDLAQSRGAKCSACSDAAAGRVPACMVCQGLTDADILADMLADGQRGPLFASLSRINVEAYGPHLIHFFYMRVGREIARVELPRWVADDRAQVGLVHALVYDQCMRGQGYPVALARAHEQAIVRAADRRAFLGIVEGSLLRAELPASDSRKRESKEHQAV, from the coding sequence ATGGCCCTTGATCTCTCGGCGCTCAGCCGCCAGGTGCGTACTATGAGCGGCTCGCTGGCGGTTGATGCGAGCCAGAAGCAGCAGCGCCAGTCGCTGGCGCTCGGCCGCTACCTCGAGGAGTCGGCCGAGTACGAGCAGTGGGCCAGGGCTACCGACCTCAGCCGCGAGACGGCCGCGTGGCTGCTGGCCCGCCCGATCGAGCCGCTGAACACCAGCTACGACCTGCCCGCCTGCCCGGCCGACTACGCGCTGATCGCCACCGACGGCTCGCAGATCGATGTCGAGCGCCATGGCATGGCCGCCTGCTATGTGATCAATATCGGGCGGGTGTTTCTGCGCTATGGCGCGCACCCGGCCGCCCGGCTCACGTCGCGCCCGTCGCTGTACTACCGCGACGAAGACCTGTATCTGTCCGACGGGGTGCGGCGCATTCCGATCGAGGGCAACTACCTCAGCGCCAAGCGCGATATCGAAGAGGGCCTGGCACTGGCCGAGCTGGCCGACGAGTTTTTGTCCCCAGATCGCCCGGATGCGCGCGGACCGACCCAAGCGCCCGGCGCATCGGTATCTGCAGATCGCCCGGATGGGCCGGGATACCAGCAGGCGATGCTCGACTTTATGCCCGTACAGCCGCATGCATCGGCCGAGCGAATCCCGGCGATCGCGCTGCAGGACGGCACGCTGGTGCGCTGGACACTGGCCGGCGCCGAGAAGTTCGTGCAGGATCAGTTTCTGCTGCCCTACCTGCGCTACCTCGACGCTATGCAGGCGCGCGGCATCCCGGTAGCCTCGTACATCAGCCGGCCGCGCGCGCCCGAGGTGGCCGGCGCCATCCGCCTGATGTTCTGCCCCGACGTTGACCTGGCCCAGTCGCGCGGCGCCAAGTGCAGCGCCTGTAGCGACGCGGCCGCCGGGCGCGTGCCGGCGTGCATGGTCTGCCAGGGCCTCACCGACGCCGACATCCTGGCCGATATGCTGGCCGATGGCCAGCGCGGGCCGCTGTTCGCCTCGCTGTCGCGCATCAATGTCGAGGCGTATGGCCCACACCTGATCCACTTCTTCTATATGCGCGTCGGCCGCGAGATCGCGCGGGTCGAGCTGCCCCGCTGGGTCGCCGACGACCGCGCGCAGGTCGGGCTGGTTCACGCGCTGGTGTACGACCAGTGTATGCGCGGCCAGGGCTACCCGGTGGCGCTGGCGCGCGCCCACGAGCAGGCGATCGTGCGTGCGGCCGATCGGCGCGCGTTTCTGGGCATTGTCGAGGGCAGCCTGCTGCGCGCCGAGCTGCCCGCCAGCGACTCGCGCAAACGCGAGAGCAAAGAGCACCAGGCCGTATAA
- a CDS encoding DnaJ domain-containing protein, protein MHACPACAAPLDDDGICTTCGALTRGFFRGLELGTPQIAQAVANGLDFYLLLGVVPAADTRTIARRYRQLRVLFPDDPAHLAPEPARRFELLELAGRTLTDPQLRAMYDAMRARPGAAVRPAVLRCAGCAAPLPPDSRRCAFCGTARPVMPQAPATPPESGPPAAEPVDYYALIGLNAEHLLPPSVSAPPMRSAHDFGGAGPIVPASPPAPGVVDAACLARQKAILLTPGYTADERDARMHEIEVARRILRDEQQRARYDMLLLGFRQGMYGGGRLDALRSLQELACADMADERGETASREQGLALLRQGCGYLDARLPREAVEPLRRAVAALPESADAHAAYVRALLATDDPLALGAHVLRVTLHSLEALEQLGAATPQHAALAALCSGLLARDQGDVAAAQAALRRAAALDGRLAPAWRGLAALALGQGDLAEVIEGCRCALAIDPADERALLMLCAAYLRAGQRTEARGVAAQIAGLRGADASADAVLRELGA, encoded by the coding sequence ATGCATGCTTGCCCTGCCTGCGCCGCGCCGCTCGACGACGACGGCATCTGTACAACGTGTGGCGCGCTGACCCGCGGGTTTTTTCGTGGGCTCGAGCTTGGCACGCCGCAGATCGCCCAGGCGGTTGCTAACGGCCTCGATTTCTACCTGCTGCTGGGTGTAGTGCCGGCGGCCGACACCCGCACGATCGCGCGGCGCTACCGCCAGCTGCGGGTGCTGTTCCCCGACGATCCGGCCCACCTGGCGCCCGAGCCGGCCCGCCGCTTCGAGCTGCTCGAGCTGGCCGGGCGCACGCTCACCGACCCGCAGCTGCGCGCGATGTACGATGCTATGCGCGCCCGGCCGGGTGCGGCTGTGCGCCCGGCGGTGCTGCGCTGCGCCGGCTGCGCTGCGCCACTGCCGCCCGATAGCCGGCGGTGCGCGTTTTGCGGCACAGCGCGCCCTGTTATGCCCCAGGCGCCGGCCACCCCGCCCGAGTCTGGCCCACCTGCGGCCGAGCCGGTCGATTACTATGCGCTGATCGGGTTGAACGCCGAGCACCTGCTGCCGCCCAGCGTGTCGGCGCCGCCAATGCGCTCGGCGCACGATTTCGGCGGGGCCGGGCCGATCGTGCCGGCCAGCCCGCCCGCCCCCGGCGTGGTCGACGCGGCCTGCCTGGCTCGCCAGAAGGCGATTTTGCTCACGCCAGGCTATACCGCCGATGAGCGCGATGCGCGCATGCACGAGATCGAGGTCGCCCGGCGCATCCTGCGCGACGAGCAGCAGCGCGCGCGCTACGATATGCTGCTGCTGGGTTTTCGGCAGGGGATGTATGGTGGCGGGCGGCTCGACGCGCTACGCAGCCTGCAAGAGCTGGCGTGTGCCGACATGGCCGATGAGCGCGGCGAGACGGCTTCGCGCGAGCAGGGGCTGGCGCTGCTGCGGCAAGGCTGCGGCTACCTCGACGCACGCCTGCCGCGCGAGGCGGTCGAGCCGCTGCGCCGGGCGGTTGCGGCGCTGCCTGAATCGGCCGATGCGCACGCGGCGTATGTGCGTGCCCTGCTCGCCACCGACGACCCACTGGCTCTGGGGGCGCATGTGCTCAGGGTTACGCTGCACAGCCTCGAGGCGCTCGAGCAGCTCGGCGCGGCGACGCCGCAGCACGCCGCGCTGGCAGCCTTGTGCAGCGGGTTACTGGCGCGCGACCAGGGCGACGTTGCGGCGGCGCAGGCCGCGCTGCGCCGCGCCGCCGCGCTCGACGGTCGGCTGGCGCCGGCCTGGCGTGGGCTGGCCGCGCTGGCGCTGGGCCAGGGCGATCTGGCCGAGGTGATCGAGGGCTGCCGGTGCGCGCTGGCGATCGATCCGGCCGACGAGCGCGCCCTGCTGATGCTCTGCGCGGCCTACCTGCGCGCCGGCCAGCGCACCGAGGCGCGTGGGGTTGCTGCCCAGATCGCCGGGCTGCGCGGCGCAGATGCCAGTGCCGATGCGGTGCTGCGCGAGCTAGGCGCCTGA
- a CDS encoding zinc ribbon domain-containing protein, which yields MPPFCPQCGVDNPANARFCDQCGAALIAVPTPAASAPTSPVAPTPVQAAVPMQPASAAPAVPATAGTLICPQCGAAAIPGEAFCDNCGAPLNAPARPAAPVPQPPYSAGVPPQPAYPPPQPASYAPQAPAPAYPPVPPPVPVPPAPAPYTPPRAALAPARLIVAATGVAVPLPAAAQAVIGRGDAVSNFYPDIDLTPYGALDNGVGRRHARLAVQAGQVVLEDLDSTNGTLLNGQKLAPRQPQPLREGDQLVFGKLQLRYSEV from the coding sequence ATGCCCCCATTTTGCCCGCAATGCGGGGTCGATAACCCGGCCAACGCACGCTTCTGCGATCAGTGCGGCGCGGCGTTGATCGCTGTGCCCACCCCGGCGGCGAGCGCGCCCACCAGCCCGGTTGCGCCCACGCCGGTTCAGGCGGCTGTGCCGATGCAGCCGGCCAGTGCGGCCCCGGCCGTACCTGCCACGGCCGGCACGCTGATCTGCCCGCAGTGTGGCGCTGCGGCCATTCCCGGCGAGGCGTTCTGCGATAACTGTGGTGCGCCGCTGAACGCGCCCGCGCGCCCGGCGGCGCCGGTGCCGCAGCCACCCTACAGCGCCGGTGTGCCACCGCAGCCGGCCTACCCGCCGCCTCAGCCGGCCAGCTATGCGCCGCAGGCGCCCGCGCCAGCCTACCCGCCCGTGCCGCCGCCAGTGCCTGTGCCGCCGGCCCCCGCGCCATACACGCCCCCGCGCGCGGCGCTGGCGCCCGCCCGGCTGATCGTGGCCGCAACCGGTGTAGCCGTGCCGCTGCCGGCCGCAGCTCAGGCGGTGATTGGGCGTGGCGACGCCGTGAGCAATTTCTACCCCGACATCGATCTCACACCGTATGGCGCGCTCGACAATGGCGTGGGCCGCCGGCACGCGCGGCTGGCGGTGCAGGCTGGCCAGGTGGTGCTTGAAGATCTCGACAGTACCAACGGCACGCTGCTGAATGGCCAGAAGCTCGCGCCGCGCCAGCCGCAGCCGCTGCGCGAGGGCGACCAGCTGGTGTTTGGTAAGCTACAGCTGCGCTACAGCGAGGTATAA
- a CDS encoding AAA family ATPase, with translation MKLTQAQVTDFQSITDSNSFEIGDVTCLVGKNEAGKTALLKALYRLRPYIPTDNKYDVTDDYPRREVEDYRYDVERGARQPAHVVQAVYIIEEEDLEPVHAELGTQALSSYEVTLYKGYDNQSTFTLNVDGQAALQYLLSHAQLPPDVSAILTKSTSVDGALQSLAGQETTTEVNRLNEILTNVQQNGWSKYVYSKFISPRLPKFLYFDEYFQMRGFENVEALQQRVAQNSLLSSDHPMLGLIEFARLDLSQLINSHRTQELVNKLEGAGNFLTRKMLRYWSQNKHLQMRFDVRPARPGDPEGMRSGTNVWTGVYDSHHMVTTNLGTRSRGFVWFFSFLAWYSQIQRRNEPLILLLDEPGLTLHGKAQEDLLRYFEEELQPYHQVIYTTHSPFMVDPRHFDRVRIVQDRGIDATEPLPPEEDGTKVLTEVLDASGDSLFPLQGALGYELYQTLFVGPNSLVVEGVSDLIYLQVMSALLEEEGRTGLSPKWTVTPVGGSDKVPTFVALLGAQRGMKVATFIDIQNKDQQSIENLFKRKLLKKNHVLTFADFTGTSEADIEDMFEPDFYIRLINEEYKSALSKPLKSSDLNSHLPRMITRLDAYFAKSPLKGSASFSHFRPARYLAEHIGTLKPTISPSTLDRFDEAFKRLNALL, from the coding sequence ATGAAACTTACGCAGGCCCAAGTCACTGACTTTCAAAGCATCACCGACTCCAATTCATTTGAAATCGGTGACGTTACGTGCTTGGTCGGCAAGAATGAAGCTGGGAAGACAGCCCTTTTGAAGGCTCTCTATCGCCTACGCCCTTATATTCCCACAGATAACAAATACGATGTGACCGACGACTACCCCCGCAGGGAGGTTGAGGATTACCGCTACGATGTAGAACGAGGCGCACGCCAACCAGCACACGTCGTGCAAGCGGTCTATATCATTGAAGAGGAAGACCTTGAACCAGTTCATGCTGAACTGGGAACGCAGGCGTTAAGCTCATATGAAGTAACATTGTATAAGGGGTATGATAATCAGTCTACCTTTACTCTGAATGTTGATGGGCAGGCAGCTCTTCAATACTTGCTCTCGCACGCGCAGCTTCCACCTGACGTTTCAGCTATCCTTACCAAGAGCACATCGGTAGACGGGGCGCTCCAGAGCCTTGCTGGACAAGAAACCACGACAGAGGTTAACCGCCTCAACGAAATACTCACCAACGTTCAGCAAAATGGGTGGAGCAAGTATGTCTACAGTAAGTTCATCTCGCCGCGCTTGCCGAAGTTCCTCTATTTTGATGAGTACTTCCAGATGAGGGGTTTTGAAAATGTCGAAGCTCTTCAGCAAAGAGTTGCCCAAAATTCTCTCCTATCTTCTGACCATCCAATGTTAGGGCTCATCGAGTTTGCACGGCTGGACTTAAGTCAGCTCATTAATTCGCACAGGACGCAAGAGCTTGTCAATAAACTTGAAGGAGCTGGTAACTTCCTGACACGCAAGATGCTTCGATATTGGTCACAGAACAAGCATCTTCAGATGCGCTTTGATGTACGACCGGCGCGACCTGGTGACCCTGAAGGCATGAGAAGTGGAACGAATGTCTGGACCGGAGTCTACGACTCGCATCACATGGTGACGACCAACCTCGGAACGCGGTCGCGAGGTTTCGTTTGGTTTTTCTCGTTCCTTGCCTGGTACTCACAAATTCAACGACGTAATGAGCCGCTCATTTTACTCCTTGATGAGCCGGGGCTTACTCTTCACGGCAAAGCACAAGAAGACCTGCTGCGGTATTTTGAGGAGGAGCTTCAGCCCTATCATCAAGTAATCTACACAACACACTCGCCGTTCATGGTTGATCCACGTCACTTTGACCGCGTGCGTATCGTGCAGGATAGAGGTATCGACGCTACAGAACCCCTTCCACCAGAAGAGGACGGGACAAAAGTTCTGACTGAGGTTCTGGATGCAAGTGGTGATAGTTTGTTTCCATTGCAAGGGGCTCTCGGTTACGAATTATATCAGACGCTATTTGTAGGCCCAAATAGCCTTGTGGTTGAAGGCGTCTCCGACCTCATCTATTTGCAAGTGATGTCTGCTCTCTTGGAGGAGGAGGGCCGCACAGGCTTAAGCCCGAAATGGACAGTTACTCCTGTAGGTGGCAGTGACAAAGTACCGACCTTCGTCGCTCTTCTTGGAGCGCAACGAGGAATGAAGGTTGCAACCTTCATTGATATACAGAATAAGGACCAGCAGTCTATCGAAAATCTGTTCAAGCGGAAGCTATTGAAGAAGAACCATGTTCTCACTTTCGCTGATTTCACCGGCACATCTGAGGCAGATATTGAGGATATGTTCGAGCCTGATTTTTATATCCGGCTCATCAATGAGGAATATAAGTCAGCGCTCAGTAAGCCCTTAAAAAGCTCTGATCTCAATAGTCACTTGCCGCGTATGATTACCCGGCTTGATGCCTATTTTGCCAAGAGCCCACTCAAGGGTTCTGCTTCGTTCAGCCACTTCCGGCCAGCTCGATATTTGGCAGAGCATATCGGTACGCTAAAGCCAACGATTTCGCCCTCTACACTAGACAGGTTCGATGAGGCTTTCAAGCGATTGAACGCATTGCTATAG
- a CDS encoding ParA family protein, which produces MVISIASQKGGTGKTTTSLALAAGLARRGKKVLIIDTDSQANSSKVLLPDYPSLRKEQTLYQTILESKPLIIHPTTVQNLSIVPAHILLADTDMSLTTALDHREARLKRQLDAVREHYDYVFIDCPPALSWLTINAFTASDGIIVVIAPGYFELDSVVQISKSIKEVQGFFNPSLSLLGFLFTMSDSTVNSKTSLKLLRQAYPDSVLTTVIPRNTDIRDAHFSKQDIFGYRPQSRAAEEYNRLIDEIFYAEEIK; this is translated from the coding sequence ATGGTTATCTCAATCGCCTCTCAAAAAGGCGGCACTGGAAAAACAACAACCAGTCTCGCCCTCGCTGCCGGCCTTGCCCGGCGCGGAAAAAAAGTTCTCATCATTGACACTGACAGCCAGGCCAATTCGTCCAAGGTACTTCTCCCCGACTACCCGAGCCTCAGAAAAGAGCAAACCCTGTACCAGACTATCCTTGAGAGTAAGCCGCTTATCATTCACCCCACCACAGTTCAGAACCTCTCGATTGTACCTGCACACATCTTACTTGCTGACACAGACATGTCTTTGACAACGGCTCTTGACCACCGGGAAGCTCGCCTTAAGCGCCAGCTTGACGCGGTGCGCGAGCATTATGACTACGTGTTTATTGACTGTCCCCCGGCGCTCTCGTGGTTGACCATCAACGCGTTCACCGCCTCCGACGGTATTATTGTCGTTATCGCACCGGGATACTTTGAGCTGGACTCGGTGGTGCAGATTTCAAAAAGCATTAAAGAGGTGCAGGGCTTCTTCAACCCATCGCTTTCGCTGCTTGGGTTTCTCTTCACCATGAGCGACTCGACAGTTAACAGTAAGACCTCCCTGAAACTCCTGCGGCAAGCTTACCCGGATAGCGTCTTAACAACCGTCATCCCAAGAAATACCGATATTCGTGACGCCCATTTTTCCAAGCAGGACATCTTTGGGTATCGCCCGCAGTCACGGGCAGCCGAGGAGTATAACCGTTTGATTGATGAAATTTTCTATGCCGAAGAAATTAAATGA
- a CDS encoding IS630 family transposase: protein MAPIPEDITAFLAEPHDSREYRRALAVKLALLGYLYAAISEMLDVTPGFISQAKKAYAQYGVDGFTLKYQGMQPYLSPEERQSVLDWLQDQQEWSVALLQTHIETTYGIVFQSQQSYYQLLDEAKITYKKPSTRILGMMLRWLPQKKEILDFLTAHAAAIADGSLVVVFVDQCHVLWNDACGYVWGPRGERISIPMTNFRERQTYYGAIELCTADICAIPTDTANGDWTMIFVEYVREQFPGKRIVLIWDGASYHRGTEMQEYLEGVNYKLPKDEWSVHCILFAPNAPEQNPMEDVWLKAKQYVRKHWRECINFQAVLNLFEEALNTLSFKFEKLRMYMPSLQLI from the coding sequence ATGGCTCCTATTCCTGAAGATATCACCGCCTTTCTGGCTGAACCCCATGATTCACGCGAGTATCGACGCGCACTCGCAGTAAAACTCGCGCTGCTCGGGTATTTGTATGCAGCGATTAGTGAGATGTTGGATGTCACCCCTGGGTTTATTAGCCAGGCAAAGAAAGCCTATGCGCAGTATGGAGTAGATGGATTTACCTTGAAGTATCAAGGGATGCAACCCTATCTGTCGCCTGAAGAACGACAATCCGTGCTTGATTGGTTGCAAGATCAACAAGAATGGTCTGTCGCACTCCTCCAAACGCACATCGAAACAACCTATGGCATCGTGTTTCAATCGCAGCAAAGCTATTACCAACTGCTCGATGAGGCAAAAATAACGTATAAAAAGCCCAGCACACGAATCCTCGGCATGATGCTGCGCTGGTTGCCGCAAAAAAAAGAAATCCTTGACTTTTTGACTGCACACGCGGCGGCCATTGCGGATGGGAGCCTGGTGGTGGTGTTTGTGGATCAGTGTCATGTCCTCTGGAACGATGCGTGTGGCTATGTTTGGGGGCCACGGGGCGAACGAATCAGCATTCCAATGACGAATTTTCGCGAGCGACAAACCTACTACGGGGCCATTGAATTGTGTACAGCAGACATATGCGCAATTCCAACGGATACGGCAAATGGTGATTGGACGATGATTTTTGTCGAGTATGTGCGGGAACAATTCCCAGGGAAACGGATCGTCCTCATTTGGGATGGTGCATCCTATCATCGCGGTACAGAAATGCAAGAATACCTCGAAGGTGTCAATTACAAGCTGCCAAAAGACGAATGGAGCGTCCACTGCATCCTTTTCGCACCGAATGCGCCAGAGCAAAACCCAATGGAAGATGTTTGGTTAAAAGCCAAGCAATATGTACGAAAACACTGGCGGGAATGCATCAATTTTCAGGCAGTTCTCAACTTATTTGAGGAAGCATTGAATACGCTCTCGTTCAAATTCGAAAAGCTCCGTATGTATATGCCAAGTTTACAACTCATTTAG